GTGACCAGGGGAGACACAGCAGGCGGCGAGCAGGAAACACACGCCGTCGAGGGGGCTGGGTAGCCATCGTCGGCAGGGACTGGGCGCGCGGGATGGACGCCGACGAGCAGCTCGTCCGTGCTCCCCGCATGGTCGACGAGCAGCTCGTCCATGCTGCCCCCACCAAGCGTTTGGCAAGGTGATGCATCCAGGGGACGGTCGTTGGCTGGATCCCATGGCCTTGATCCGTTTCTTCGGTTGGGGAACAACTCATCATCAGCAGGGCTCGCCGTCGGTGACGAAGGGAACCGGAAGGAGGCCAGCGAGAGGTGGAGTACAGCGGCT
Above is a window of Triticum dicoccoides isolate Atlit2015 ecotype Zavitan chromosome 5B, WEW_v2.0, whole genome shotgun sequence DNA encoding:
- the LOC119308072 gene encoding uncharacterized protein LOC119308072, giving the protein MRRKQGSLLRRGAPIPLAPRCPYSPAAPTAVVESGRDREDTPHLAGHPAAVLHLSLASFRFPSSPTASPADDELFPNRRNGSRPWDPANDRPLDASPCQTLGGGSMDELLVDHAGSTDELLVGVHPARPVPADDGYPAPSTACVSCSPPAVSPLVTIPWIPLPPPLYSYFEASKVANVDNE